The Halanaerobium praevalens DSM 2228 genome contains a region encoding:
- a CDS encoding tyrosine phenol-lyase, with amino-acid sequence MKYPAEPFKIKTVETIEMTSREEREDIVKEAGYNTFLLPSKNVYIDLLTDSGTSAMSDKQWASLMIGDEAYGGSENWFKLRDAVQEIYGFDYVVPTHQGRGAENLLSQIMIEEGDYIPGNMYFTTTKAHQELNGGKFVDVIIDEAHKPSVERDFKGNVDLDKYKKLIDEVGADKIPYICVAVTVNMAGGQPVSMENIKKVKEISEKHGIKVMSDATRCVENAYYIKEREDGYQDKSVREILKEMMSYFDGCTMSGKKDCLVNIGGFLAMNDADMYQEATSLVVMYEGMPTYGGMAGRDMEAMATGIYESVDEHYIEHRIKQVRYLGDKLAEAGIPIIKPVGGHAVFLDAREFLPHLSQDQLPAQALAAAIYLDSGVRAMERGVVSAGRDADGSHHYPKLETVRLTIPRRVYTYAHMDVVANSVIDLYEKRDKISGLKFVYEPPTLRFFTSKFEPLNDKLIAD; translated from the coding sequence ATGAAATATCCAGCAGAGCCGTTTAAAATTAAGACAGTTGAAACTATTGAGATGACAAGCAGGGAAGAAAGGGAAGATATTGTTAAAGAAGCAGGTTATAATACTTTTCTTTTACCATCAAAGAATGTTTATATTGACTTATTAACTGATAGTGGAACTTCTGCTATGAGTGATAAGCAGTGGGCTTCTTTAATGATTGGTGATGAAGCTTATGGTGGTAGTGAAAACTGGTTTAAATTAAGAGATGCTGTGCAAGAAATTTATGGTTTTGATTATGTTGTTCCTACTCATCAAGGTAGAGGTGCTGAAAACTTATTATCACAGATAATGATCGAAGAAGGAGATTATATTCCTGGTAATATGTATTTTACAACAACTAAAGCACACCAAGAGCTGAATGGTGGTAAGTTTGTCGATGTTATTATAGATGAAGCACACAAACCTTCTGTTGAGAGAGATTTTAAAGGAAATGTTGATTTAGATAAATATAAGAAATTAATTGATGAAGTAGGAGCAGACAAAATACCTTATATTTGTGTTGCTGTAACAGTTAATATGGCTGGTGGCCAACCTGTTAGTATGGAAAATATTAAAAAGGTTAAAGAAATTTCTGAAAAACATGGAATTAAAGTGATGTCTGATGCAACTAGATGTGTAGAAAATGCTTATTATATCAAAGAGCGTGAAGATGGTTATCAAGATAAGAGTGTTAGAGAAATTTTAAAAGAAATGATGAGCTATTTTGATGGCTGTACTATGAGTGGTAAAAAAGATTGTTTAGTAAATATCGGTGGTTTTTTAGCTATGAATGATGCTGATATGTATCAAGAAGCTACTTCTTTAGTAGTAATGTATGAAGGTATGCCCACATATGGTGGTATGGCTGGTAGAGATATGGAAGCAATGGCTACAGGAATCTATGAGTCAGTTGATGAGCATTATATAGAACATAGAATTAAGCAAGTTCGTTATTTAGGAGATAAATTAGCAGAAGCTGGAATTCCAATTATTAAACCAGTGGGAGGCCATGCTGTTTTCTTAGATGCTCGAGAGTTTTTACCTCATTTAAGTCAAGATCAATTACCTGCTCAGGCTTTAGCTGCAGCTATTTATCTTGATTCAGGTGTAAGAGCTATGGAAAGAGGAGTTGTTTCTGCTGGTAGAGATGCTGATGGTAGTCATCATTATCCAAAATTAGAAACTGTAAGATTAACTATTCCAAGAAGAGTATATACTTATGCTCATATGGATGTTGTTGCTAATTCTGTAATTGATCTTTATGAAAAACGAGATAAAATTAGTGGCTTAAAATTTGTTTATGAACCACCAACACTTAGATTCTTTACATCTAAATTTGAACCACTTAATGATAAGTTAATTGCTGATTAA